The genomic interval GCAAAATAGGGCCTGGCCCGGTCCGGGTCATCGAAAAAAGGCGGCATGGTCATGAGCCCTTTCAGTTGGAGGAACGGTAGGCGCCTTATAGCATCCACCATTCCTTCCACCTGATCTTCCGGAATTCCCGACTTCTGGGGCTCTCCGGACAGGTTCACCTGAATCATGACCTCGACGACCCTTTCCGCAAGTGAGGCCCTACCATCCAGGGCAGAAGCCAGCCTTGCGTCATCCACCGTCTCGATCACGTCGAACAGGGCAACGGCCTTTCCTGCTTTATTCCTCTGAAGGTGGCCGATCATGTGCAATTTTACACGGTCCCGAGTTTCCGCAGCGGTCTCCTG from Desulfomonile tiedjei carries:
- a CDS encoding YggS family pyridoxal phosphate-dependent enzyme, which codes for MIAENLAKIRARIASSATRAGRSPDAVRIVAAAKGQGRQGIAEAISAGINIIGHNYLQEAEQETAAETRDRVKLHMIGHLQRNKAGKAVALFDVIETVDDARLASALDGRASLAERVVEVMIQVNLSGEPQKSGIPEDQVEGMVDAIRRLPFLQLKGLMTMPPFFDDPDRARPYFARLRELSETLIARAILTADMDELSMGMTGDFEVAVEEGATLVRIGTALFGPRAA